One genomic region from Leptospira licerasiae serovar Varillal str. VAR 010 encodes:
- a CDS encoding SRPBCC family protein: MAKTNYYQPDPKTDLVLERIVDVPTELVWKAWTTPEHILKWFTPAPWKTIDCEIDLRPGGIFRTTMLSPEGQEFPNNGCFLDIVENEKLVFTDIFEPGFKPTPSGGFFTAILTLEKHGNGTRYQVLARHKDEESRKRHEEMGFHEGWNAALDQLVELMKAVR; this comes from the coding sequence ATGGCAAAAACTAACTATTACCAACCGGACCCTAAAACAGATCTAGTTCTTGAGCGGATCGTAGACGTTCCTACAGAACTCGTTTGGAAAGCATGGACCACCCCGGAACATATCCTAAAATGGTTTACCCCTGCCCCTTGGAAGACTATCGATTGCGAAATTGATCTTCGTCCGGGCGGGATCTTCCGCACGACTATGTTGTCTCCGGAAGGACAAGAGTTCCCGAATAACGGTTGTTTTCTGGATATAGTCGAAAATGAAAAACTTGTATTCACTGATATTTTCGAGCCGGGTTTTAAACCTACCCCAAGCGGCGGATTTTTTACCGCGATACTTACATTAGAAAAACATGGTAATGGGACCAGGTATCAAGTCCTAGCACGTCACAAAGACGAAGAGAGCAGAAAAAGACACGAAGAAATGGGTTTCCACGAGGGTTGGAA